In Nakamurella flava, a single genomic region encodes these proteins:
- a CDS encoding hemerythrin domain-containing protein: protein MSALDPRPLVGDGPAVTLTERPTARPTDLRATLDEAVHHAVRRDLQRLVQVLSDPVTTVRRAAIVGHIEFLVPRLLAHHAGEDRRWNRLCDRRPDLAGHAAAARSGHRAVRRAGQDVLSAARTWAADGDRDARTTLRRRVSDLAALAAEQFEHDERDRALLHEPTLALDRPRRTTTGPGRSPRRTGRRPASVAHETFWLVDELDPALAARIVGRHSRTARWAMRNLFSGGYNRSTHLMWVGGGDGPAI from the coding sequence ATGAGTGCGCTCGATCCCCGACCGCTGGTCGGTGACGGCCCCGCCGTCACCCTGACCGAGCGACCCACCGCCCGACCCACGGACCTGCGCGCCACCCTCGACGAGGCCGTGCACCACGCCGTCCGCCGCGACCTGCAACGACTCGTGCAGGTCCTGAGCGACCCCGTCACCACGGTGCGCCGGGCCGCGATCGTCGGACACATCGAGTTCCTCGTCCCCCGGCTGCTCGCCCACCACGCCGGCGAGGACCGCCGCTGGAACCGGCTGTGCGACCGCCGCCCCGACCTGGCCGGGCACGCCGCCGCCGCCCGATCCGGCCACCGCGCCGTCCGCCGCGCCGGTCAGGACGTACTGTCCGCCGCCCGCACCTGGGCCGCCGACGGTGACCGGGACGCCCGCACCACACTGCGACGTCGGGTGTCCGACCTCGCCGCCCTGGCCGCCGAACAGTTCGAGCACGACGAGCGGGACCGCGCCCTGCTGCACGAGCCGACACTCGCGCTCGACCGGCCCCGACGGACCACGACCGGCCCCGGACGGTCCCCGCGCCGCACCGGCCGACGGCCCGCCTCCGTCGCCCACGAGACGTTCTGGCTGGTCGACGAACTCGACCCGGCCCTGGCCGCCCGCATCGTCGGCCGACACTCCCGGACCGCCCGCTGGGCGATGCGCAACCTGTTCAGCGGCGGCTACAACCGCTCCACCCACCTGATGTGGGTCGGCGGCGGCGACGGCCCGGCGATCTGA
- the gyrB gene encoding DNA topoisomerase (ATP-hydrolyzing) subunit B, which translates to MVAKKNEYGASSITVLEGLEAVRKRPGMYIGSTGERGLHHLVWEVVDNAVDEAMAGYADRVLVVLRADGGVSVTDNGRGIPTEIHPKEKRPTVEVVLTILHAGGKFDSDSYAVSGGLHGVGVSVVNALSFKLMVDIERDGKSFHQEYTRAKPGPLEVRGPSSHTGTTVTFWADPDIFETTTYNVETISRRLQEMAFLNKGLTITLRDERKTADLDEAAESAIAESAAQDDASDSEHKPLERTFHYPGGLVDYVKHLNSKKDPIHPSTIGFEVKGDTMEVEVAMQWNSSYNESVHSFANTINTHEGGTHEEGFRAALTSTVNKYAREKKLLKEKDSNLDGSDVREGLAAIISIRLREPQFEGQTKGKLGNTEAKSFVQTAANEWIADWLERNPTEAKVIISKAVSSAQARDAARRARELVRRKGALEIGGLPGKLADCRSTDPSKSELYIVEGDSAGGSAKSGRDSMFQAILPIRGKIINVEKARIDRVLRNTEVQSLITALGTGIHDDFDLAKLRYHKIVLMADADVDGQHIRTLLLTLLFRFMRPLVEAGHVYLAQPPLYKLKWTKGAHEFAYSDRERDGLIAQGEKAGRRLIKDEGVQRYKGLGEMNAKELWETTMDPEHRLLLQVTLEDAAQADDLFSVLMGEDVEARRSFITRNAKDVRFLDL; encoded by the coding sequence ATCGTGGCGAAGAAGAACGAGTACGGCGCCTCATCGATCACCGTGCTGGAGGGCCTGGAGGCGGTTCGCAAGCGCCCGGGCATGTACATCGGCTCGACCGGCGAGCGCGGTCTGCACCACCTGGTGTGGGAGGTCGTGGACAACGCCGTCGACGAGGCGATGGCCGGGTACGCCGACCGGGTGCTGGTCGTGCTGCGGGCCGACGGCGGGGTGTCGGTCACCGACAACGGCCGTGGCATCCCCACCGAGATCCATCCCAAGGAGAAGCGTCCGACCGTCGAGGTCGTGCTGACCATCCTGCACGCGGGCGGCAAGTTCGATTCCGATTCCTACGCGGTGTCCGGTGGTCTGCACGGGGTCGGCGTCTCGGTCGTCAACGCGTTGTCGTTCAAATTGATGGTCGACATCGAGCGGGACGGCAAGTCGTTCCATCAGGAATACACCCGGGCCAAGCCCGGGCCGCTGGAGGTGCGCGGGCCGAGCTCGCACACCGGGACCACGGTCACCTTCTGGGCCGACCCGGACATCTTCGAGACGACGACCTACAACGTCGAGACCATTTCGCGCCGCCTGCAGGAGATGGCCTTCCTCAACAAGGGCCTGACCATCACGCTGCGGGACGAGCGCAAGACCGCCGACCTGGACGAGGCGGCCGAATCGGCCATCGCGGAGTCGGCCGCGCAGGACGACGCCAGCGATTCCGAGCACAAGCCGCTGGAGCGCACGTTCCACTACCCCGGCGGGCTGGTGGACTACGTCAAGCATCTGAATTCGAAGAAGGACCCCATCCACCCGTCGACCATCGGGTTCGAGGTGAAGGGCGACACCATGGAGGTGGAGGTCGCCATGCAGTGGAACTCCTCCTACAACGAGTCGGTCCATTCCTTCGCGAACACCATCAACACCCACGAGGGCGGGACCCACGAGGAGGGTTTCCGCGCCGCACTGACCTCGACGGTGAACAAGTACGCGCGCGAGAAGAAGCTGCTGAAGGAAAAGGACTCGAATCTGGACGGCAGTGACGTCCGGGAGGGTCTGGCCGCGATCATCTCGATCCGGCTGCGGGAACCGCAGTTCGAGGGGCAGACGAAGGGCAAGCTCGGCAACACCGAGGCCAAGTCGTTCGTGCAGACGGCGGCCAACGAGTGGATCGCCGACTGGTTGGAGCGCAATCCCACCGAGGCCAAGGTCATCATCAGCAAGGCCGTCTCGTCGGCGCAGGCCCGCGACGCAGCCCGGCGGGCCCGTGAGCTGGTGCGACGCAAGGGCGCCCTGGAGATCGGCGGGCTGCCCGGCAAGCTGGCCGACTGCCGGTCGACCGACCCGAGCAAGTCCGAGCTGTACATCGTCGAGGGTGATTCCGCCGGTGGCAGCGCCAAGTCCGGCCGGGATTCGATGTTCCAGGCGATCCTGCCGATCCGCGGCAAGATCATCAACGTCGAGAAGGCCCGCATCGACCGGGTGTTGCGCAACACCGAGGTCCAGTCGCTCATCACGGCGCTCGGCACCGGTATCCACGACGATTTCGATCTGGCCAAGCTGCGCTATCACAAGATCGTCCTGATGGCCGATGCCGACGTCGATGGCCAGCACATCCGCACGCTGCTGCTGACGCTGCTGTTCCGTTTCATGCGGCCGCTGGTCGAGGCCGGGCACGTGTATCTGGCGCAGCCGCCGCTGTACAAGCTGAAGTGGACCAAGGGCGCCCACGAGTTCGCCTATTCCGACCGCGAGCGGGACGGCCTCATCGCCCAGGGCGAGAAGGCCGGCCGCCGGCTCATCAAGGACGAGGGCGTCCAGCGCTACAAGGGTCTGGGCGAGATGAACGCCAAGGAATTGTGGGAGACCACGATGGACCCCGAGCACCGGCTGCTCCTGCAGGTCACCCTGGAGGACGCCGCCCAGGCCGACGACCTGTTCTCGGTGCTGATGGGCGAGGACGTCGAAGCGCGACGGTCGTTCATCACCAGGAACGCCAAGGACGTGCGGTTCCTCGACCTGTGA
- a CDS encoding DciA family protein: MADQADSSQNPVDGESPGLLPPPRGVDLARAALAAAREANAQRRQAAGRTPMVRRGGAAGLRRRRWSGPGPDARDPQPLAATMRTWVRTAGTGADLTKAMLFGRWAEIVGPEVADHCVPVSLVDGALTVQAESTAWATQIRMMAGPIVKRINDQMGDRSVKRLTARGPSGPTWRFGQRHVPGRGPRDTYG; this comes from the coding sequence ATGGCTGATCAGGCGGACAGCTCCCAGAACCCGGTGGACGGGGAGTCGCCGGGGTTGCTGCCCCCGCCAAGGGGGGTCGATCTGGCCCGGGCGGCGTTGGCCGCCGCCCGTGAGGCCAACGCGCAGCGCCGGCAGGCGGCCGGGCGGACCCCGATGGTCCGTCGGGGTGGGGCGGCCGGTCTGCGTCGGCGCCGGTGGTCGGGTCCGGGGCCGGACGCGCGGGATCCGCAACCGCTGGCGGCGACCATGCGCACCTGGGTGCGGACGGCCGGTACCGGCGCCGACCTGACCAAAGCGATGCTGTTCGGCCGGTGGGCCGAGATCGTGGGCCCGGAGGTCGCCGACCACTGCGTGCCGGTGTCGCTGGTGGACGGTGCGCTGACGGTGCAGGCGGAGTCGACGGCGTGGGCGACGCAGATCCGGATGATGGCGGGGCCGATCGTCAAGCGGATCAACGATCAGATGGGCGATCGTTCGGTGAAGCGGCTGACCGCGCGTGGGCCGTCCGGTCCGACCTGGCGGTTCGGTCAGCGGCACGTGCCGGGACGCGGCCCCCGCGACACGTACGGCTGA